In Desulfovibrio gilichinskyi, a genomic segment contains:
- a CDS encoding phosphopantetheine-binding protein yields MSLHDKLKTLLITELNLADFSANEIKNTAPLFGNEGLGLDSLDAVEIVVLVQIHFGVEIKNMDEGKIAFQSINSLASFIEERKG; encoded by the coding sequence ATGTCGTTGCATGATAAATTAAAAACGCTCTTAATTACTGAACTTAATCTAGCAGACTTTTCAGCCAACGAAATTAAGAATACGGCCCCTCTTTTTGGTAATGAAGGACTCGGGCTAGACTCTCTAGATGCTGTTGAAATAGTTGTTCTTGTCCAAATACATTTTGGTGTAGAAATCAAAAATATGGATGAAGGTAAAATTGCTTTTCAATCTATTAACAGTCTTGCTTCATTTATCGAAGAGAGAAAAGGTTAA
- a CDS encoding lysophospholipid acyltransferase family protein, whose product MAGKSDKHYDKEQNDSEWDSRSLASSFFHNIFYITIRLTGQNVAYVLLFFVVTFYTLTPRINKRASYYIMHRFGKCSLLQRMRHTFLLYWNFGQMLVDRAVLGILNTFESKSATQDTNKITELHAENNGLILITGHVGCWQLGMSALSFINAPKAVVMFRDKKDIDKLSFEHKKTNSQTNRNKDNDFTIINPASPMGGAIEMVDALKRKSILCINADRTFGSNKNTVPAKFLGGTILLPISAFKLAAVMKTPIVITFSARTGASKSKFWIAGTIRVPQDVDKGETRGAKAFTPYANEFAKALENYCESHPYQFYNFFNMWQPHDR is encoded by the coding sequence ATGGCTGGCAAATCAGACAAACACTATGACAAAGAGCAAAATGACTCTGAGTGGGATAGTAGGAGCCTAGCTTCATCCTTTTTTCATAATATTTTCTATATAACTATCCGTCTGACCGGGCAGAATGTAGCATATGTTCTGCTTTTTTTCGTAGTAACTTTTTACACGCTGACACCTCGCATTAATAAGAGAGCCTCTTACTATATTATGCACCGTTTCGGAAAATGTTCTTTACTTCAACGAATGCGCCATACTTTTCTGTTATATTGGAATTTTGGACAGATGTTAGTTGATAGAGCAGTTTTAGGCATACTGAATACATTTGAAAGCAAATCAGCAACTCAAGATACAAATAAAATCACTGAGTTACATGCGGAAAACAATGGATTAATACTTATCACAGGACATGTTGGATGCTGGCAGCTAGGCATGTCAGCTCTAAGTTTTATTAATGCACCAAAGGCAGTAGTTATGTTCCGCGACAAAAAAGACATTGACAAACTCTCTTTTGAACACAAAAAAACAAACTCTCAGACGAATCGGAACAAAGACAATGATTTCACCATTATCAACCCTGCCTCTCCCATGGGTGGAGCAATTGAAATGGTTGATGCCTTAAAACGAAAATCTATTCTTTGTATTAATGCAGACAGAACATTTGGAAGCAATAAAAATACCGTACCAGCTAAATTTCTAGGAGGCACAATCCTTTTACCAATCAGTGCTTTTAAACTCGCTGCTGTGATGAAAACACCAATTGTCATAACATTCTCAGCTCGTACAGGAGCAAGTAAAAGTAAATTCTGGATAGCTGGCACAATTCGAGTTCCTCAGGATGTAGACAAAGGTGAAACTCGTGGAGCAAAGGCGTTCACTCCGTATGCTAATGAATTTGCAAAAGCTCTTGAAAATTACTGCGAGTCACATCCATACCAATTTTATAATTTTTTTAACATGTGGCAGCCACATGACAGATAA
- a CDS encoding DUF2062 domain-containing protein, whose amino-acid sequence MTIKKELLELMVNPLVVIPIYNHGKTLRNIAERSLATGYDVLIVDDGSTDDGVNTVRDLPVSIITHKQNKGKGQAILTAANEAKILGKTHIITIDSDGQHFPEEIPLFVTAINKSPRAIIIGCRDFNGENIPNSSKFGRNFSNFWLRVQTGIKISDVQSGFRAYPVEIFPVLKTTERRYAFEVEILVKAAWAGFTLKDQPIRVHYPHPSERISHFKALKDNIQISLLNTRLTARAFLPVPHRQYDKDENGKISPIHPLRSLKLLLSKDETPFTLSISGAIGMLLGTLPLIAMHSIVIILVCGYFRLSKITGLAVSQICIPPIIPALCIETGYYLQHKEFLTDISLQTIGYEALDRLYEWILGSLVLGPLFAITVGLAIYVMASIIKHFITIKNTKK is encoded by the coding sequence ATGACAATAAAAAAAGAACTTTTAGAATTAATGGTAAACCCATTAGTAGTTATTCCTATTTATAATCACGGTAAAACCTTACGCAATATAGCAGAGCGATCCTTAGCAACAGGTTATGACGTATTAATAGTAGATGATGGGAGCACAGACGATGGAGTTAATACAGTACGAGATCTACCTGTATCAATAATTACACATAAGCAAAACAAAGGAAAAGGTCAGGCCATTCTAACTGCGGCAAATGAAGCTAAAATATTAGGCAAAACTCATATTATTACAATTGATTCAGACGGGCAGCACTTTCCTGAAGAAATTCCTCTTTTTGTTACGGCCATAAACAAAAGTCCACGTGCGATAATTATCGGTTGCCGTGATTTCAATGGAGAAAACATTCCAAATTCATCTAAATTCGGCCGTAATTTTTCAAACTTTTGGTTACGTGTACAAACAGGAATAAAGATTTCTGACGTTCAAAGTGGCTTTAGAGCATACCCTGTTGAAATTTTTCCAGTATTAAAAACAACTGAACGACGCTACGCTTTTGAAGTTGAAATACTTGTCAAGGCTGCTTGGGCCGGTTTTACACTCAAAGATCAGCCCATCAGAGTTCATTACCCTCACCCATCAGAAAGAATTTCACATTTTAAAGCTTTGAAGGACAATATTCAAATTTCTCTTCTTAACACTAGACTTACTGCACGCGCTTTTCTTCCTGTACCTCATCGTCAATATGACAAAGATGAAAACGGTAAAATATCCCCTATTCATCCCCTGCGCTCACTTAAATTACTACTTTCAAAAGACGAAACACCATTCACATTATCTATCTCTGGCGCAATAGGTATGCTACTTGGCACACTGCCTCTCATAGCCATGCATTCCATTGTTATAATTTTAGTGTGCGGATATTTTAGATTAAGTAAAATAACAGGGCTTGCTGTCAGCCAAATTTGCATACCTCCGATTATTCCAGCATTATGCATTGAAACTGGATACTATTTACAACATAAAGAATTCTTAACAGATATTTCTTTGCAAACAATTGGATACGAAGCTTTAGATAGGCTTTATGAATGGATTCTAGGATCTTTAGTACTTGGTCCTCTATTTGCTATTACAGTCGGCCTAGCCATCTATGTAATGGCCAGCATTATTAAACATTTTATAACAATTAAGAATACTAAAAAATAG
- a CDS encoding lipid biosynthesis B12-binding/radical SAM protein: MASIFLLSSNTVVEPYPVYPIGMSIIAAALQNAGHKVVQYDMLAHGQDLKDLTNKLKIDNPDYVGISIRNVDNVDSFTSHKNGYIQKVKEIVHSIKALNIQVIVGGAGFSLLPDEILSFIDADYGIIGEGEHKMVKLIQQLESKEKPQVIYGPQKGLSSSEMLSPHWSPELVKFYLQESGIINIQTKRGCENRCAYCTYPALEGHKMRFRPTETVAAEIELLCSLGAEHFFFTDSVFNDRTGHYLTVAEEIIRRNINIKWSAFFQPHRIEKDELQLLKRSGMQAIEVGTDATSDTTLRAMNKGFSLSDVVDFNEKCIAQRIPCAHFVIFGGPEESMQTVHEGINNMNSLRKCVVFPFSGIRLHKESPLFARALKEGIVYQEQPLLDPLYYFSPLLDKDEMNDTLIAGFKKRRDRLFPPDEGQQRINIMKKFGFRGIMWDQLIRFDN, from the coding sequence ATGGCATCTATTTTTTTATTATCTTCTAATACTGTAGTAGAACCTTACCCTGTATATCCTATTGGAATGTCAATTATTGCTGCAGCATTACAGAATGCTGGGCATAAAGTTGTACAGTATGACATGTTAGCTCACGGACAAGATTTAAAAGACCTTACCAATAAACTCAAAATTGATAATCCTGATTACGTAGGAATATCTATTCGAAATGTCGACAATGTTGATTCTTTTACTTCTCATAAAAACGGATACATTCAAAAAGTTAAAGAAATTGTTCATTCAATAAAAGCTCTAAATATTCAAGTTATTGTTGGAGGAGCAGGTTTTTCTTTACTTCCAGATGAGATATTATCTTTTATAGATGCTGATTATGGAATCATTGGTGAAGGCGAACATAAAATGGTCAAACTTATTCAACAACTCGAATCGAAAGAAAAACCTCAAGTCATATACGGACCTCAAAAGGGACTCAGTAGCTCCGAAATGCTTTCCCCTCACTGGTCGCCAGAACTAGTTAAATTTTATCTACAAGAAAGTGGTATAATTAATATTCAGACCAAACGAGGCTGCGAAAACCGATGTGCATACTGCACATATCCAGCACTAGAAGGTCATAAAATGCGATTTAGACCAACAGAGACCGTTGCAGCTGAAATCGAATTACTTTGCAGTTTAGGAGCAGAACATTTCTTTTTTACGGACTCGGTATTTAATGATCGCACTGGGCACTATCTCACAGTTGCTGAAGAAATCATCCGCCGAAATATTAATATTAAATGGTCTGCTTTTTTTCAACCGCATCGGATTGAAAAGGATGAATTACAGTTACTTAAACGTTCTGGGATGCAAGCCATTGAAGTAGGTACTGACGCAACTTCAGACACAACTTTACGCGCAATGAACAAGGGCTTTAGCCTTTCTGATGTAGTTGATTTCAATGAAAAATGTATAGCTCAGCGAATCCCTTGTGCCCATTTTGTCATATTCGGTGGCCCCGAAGAATCAATGCAAACAGTGCACGAAGGAATTAATAATATGAATTCTCTAAGAAAATGCGTTGTCTTCCCTTTTTCTGGCATAAGACTTCACAAAGAATCTCCACTTTTTGCACGAGCTTTAAAAGAAGGAATAGTTTACCAGGAACAACCTCTTCTAGATCCTCTATATTACTTTTCACCACTACTAGATAAAGATGAAATGAATGACACACTTATTGCTGGATTTAAAAAACGAAGAGATAGGTTATTCCCTCCGGACGAAGGACAGCAACGAATCAATATTATGAAAAAATTCGGTTTTAGAGGGATTATGTGGGATCAACTTATTAGATTTGACAATTAA
- a CDS encoding acyl-CoA thioesterase encodes MSSKIYFPTQNCAPAPLRLTISRKIRFEEVDLMNIVWHGRYPSYFEDGRIALGDVYGIGYKDLYMSNIAAPIKKMHIDYIKPLNFGETITIETILHWTEAARMNYEFIIRNSSNEITTTGYTVQLFIKDNELMMFQPDLFAELCEKWKSGTLSPLRPINDFSSAI; translated from the coding sequence ATGTCTTCAAAAATATATTTTCCAACTCAAAATTGCGCACCTGCTCCGCTAAGGCTAACCATTTCTCGTAAAATTAGATTCGAGGAAGTAGATCTCATGAATATTGTCTGGCATGGACGATATCCTAGCTATTTTGAGGATGGCCGAATAGCTCTTGGGGATGTATACGGTATAGGCTACAAAGACCTATACATGTCTAATATTGCTGCACCTATCAAGAAAATGCATATAGATTACATCAAACCTCTCAATTTTGGTGAGACAATCACAATTGAAACGATACTGCATTGGACTGAAGCAGCGCGAATGAATTACGAATTCATAATCAGAAACTCATCTAACGAAATAACTACCACAGGTTATACTGTTCAGCTTTTTATAAAAGACAATGAGTTAATGATGTTTCAACCTGATTTATTTGCTGAATTATGTGAAAAATGGAAATCAGGCACGTTGTCTCCGCTACGACCTATAAATGATTTTTCAAGCGCAATTTAA
- a CDS encoding MMPL family transporter, whose product MIPAGTDGRIKEDFTLLQKAPLSGSVLITLQSKKVTPEQLINVAKSLSSRFKPPYFILQDYSKTTPQSIIDYLLTQAPNLTTEADLKNLEELTSPNTVAATLKINKHQLISPIGIGVKKIIVSDPLNLRSLYLKKIASLRFLPHFNTKGQHILNNDQTALLLIAKSQIPMTDSNGGEKLLSNFKQISHSALAENNLKSSDISISLLSGHIYTVANASIIKNDLTTISIVSAVALIILFLFSFRHVGALAIFLAPGIAIMAGLGSTAIFFPNMSTIVIGFGSILMGVSIDFAIHTYFALADRHDDPKQAVRNIKFPILYGAATSCVAFGALYISGIPGIKQLAVFSVAGIIAACSYALLFIPNFCCSSPSISQNTPPRLESKKRGSKKITLIISAILIISGSIIALSNCFDTELKHLGYISENIHNTEKIFTDSWGDLRGHSLLFASGSTQQEALQKNTKVWADITKNLQNEKAINISQVLPDYQAQQENFSRWRKFWNNNKINETKAILQKEGAKLHFAPKIFDSSIKKLSNPIVPESIQSMRSSSLGFLAEMLIPKTSYQEHVNIITLLPDTERIIKYYTPQKEKLLGVRLVAQSKFKQALEFEMEKDILRFIGLSGVLVIILILLLFKNIRRATLAIFPAIFGVISTFSLLSILNIPLNIFHIIALPLVIGLGADYGIFMVFQEVKETTPSTLKAVRISGLTTLAGFGVLVLAKHPSLNSLGATVAIGISSALLCAIFILPRLLNLHYTSNQSKET is encoded by the coding sequence ATGATTCCTGCAGGAACGGATGGACGAATCAAAGAAGACTTTACGTTACTTCAAAAAGCTCCTTTATCCGGTAGTGTGCTCATTACATTACAGAGTAAAAAAGTTACTCCAGAACAACTAATAAATGTAGCCAAAAGCCTTTCTAGTCGGTTTAAACCTCCTTATTTCATTCTGCAGGATTATTCAAAAACTACTCCTCAATCCATTATAGATTATTTGCTTACACAAGCTCCAAACTTAACGACAGAAGCAGATTTGAAAAATTTAGAAGAATTAACCTCTCCTAATACGGTTGCAGCAACATTAAAAATAAATAAACACCAACTAATTTCTCCTATTGGTATTGGTGTTAAAAAAATTATCGTATCTGATCCGCTCAACCTTCGTAGTCTCTATTTAAAAAAAATTGCTTCACTAAGATTTTTACCTCACTTCAATACAAAAGGTCAGCACATACTAAACAATGACCAAACAGCGTTATTGCTGATTGCTAAATCCCAAATCCCTATGACTGATTCTAATGGTGGTGAGAAACTTCTGTCCAACTTTAAACAAATAAGCCACTCTGCTCTTGCAGAAAATAATTTAAAATCTTCTGACATTTCAATCTCACTGCTAAGTGGCCATATTTATACTGTTGCCAATGCCTCTATCATCAAAAATGATTTAACTACAATTTCAATTGTATCGGCAGTAGCACTGATAATACTTTTCTTATTTTCATTCCGACATGTAGGGGCCTTAGCTATTTTTTTAGCTCCAGGTATAGCAATCATGGCAGGTCTAGGAAGTACCGCCATTTTTTTCCCCAATATGTCCACTATTGTCATTGGCTTCGGCTCAATATTAATGGGTGTTTCAATTGACTTTGCAATTCACACATACTTTGCACTTGCAGACCGACATGATGATCCTAAACAAGCTGTTAGGAATATCAAATTTCCAATTCTTTATGGGGCAGCCACGTCTTGTGTTGCATTTGGAGCATTGTATATTTCAGGCATACCTGGGATCAAACAACTCGCTGTTTTTTCCGTAGCAGGGATTATTGCAGCTTGCAGTTATGCGCTTTTGTTCATCCCTAATTTTTGTTGCTCATCCCCTTCAATATCCCAAAATACGCCCCCAAGATTAGAATCAAAAAAACGCGGATCAAAAAAAATTACATTAATTATTTCAGCTATTCTAATCATATCAGGTAGTATTATTGCATTATCTAATTGTTTTGACACTGAGCTTAAACACTTAGGTTATATTTCAGAAAATATCCATAATACAGAAAAGATATTCACTGATTCATGGGGAGATCTCCGTGGGCATTCTTTACTTTTTGCATCTGGATCAACACAGCAAGAAGCACTACAAAAGAACACTAAAGTATGGGCTGATATAACTAAAAATTTACAAAATGAAAAAGCTATCAATATATCTCAAGTTCTTCCTGACTATCAAGCACAACAAGAGAATTTTTCCCGATGGAGAAAATTTTGGAATAATAATAAAATTAATGAAACAAAAGCAATCCTTCAAAAAGAAGGAGCTAAGCTCCACTTTGCTCCGAAAATCTTTGATAGCAGTATAAAAAAACTAAGCAATCCTATTGTTCCAGAATCAATACAAAGCATGCGTTCCAGCTCTCTTGGATTTCTTGCTGAAATGCTCATTCCTAAAACATCATATCAGGAGCATGTAAACATTATAACATTGCTTCCTGATACTGAGCGAATAATAAAATATTATACACCTCAAAAAGAAAAACTTTTAGGAGTACGATTAGTTGCACAAAGCAAATTCAAACAAGCGCTCGAATTTGAAATGGAGAAAGATATTCTGAGATTTATTGGCCTATCAGGAGTTCTTGTAATAATTCTAATTTTACTCCTATTCAAAAACATACGCCGAGCTACACTTGCCATTTTTCCAGCTATATTTGGAGTTATATCTACATTTTCATTGCTTAGTATTCTAAATATTCCACTTAATATTTTTCATATTATAGCTTTACCTCTTGTCATAGGTTTAGGTGCGGATTATGGTATTTTCATGGTATTTCAAGAAGTAAAAGAGACTACTCCATCAACATTAAAAGCCGTTCGCATATCTGGATTAACAACTTTAGCAGGGTTCGGTGTGCTGGTTCTTGCAAAACACCCATCTTTGAACTCACTAGGAGCAACTGTTGCAATCGGCATCAGTTCAGCCCTATTATGTGCAATATTTATTCTACCAAGATTATTAAACTTGCATTACACATCAAATCAGAGCAAAGAAACTTGA
- a CDS encoding LolA family protein, whose product MLNLLLCIAFVHILCIPALAQQKYKQDKITLALEANSEKIITISSEFTQQSYISLFEDTIISKGKFAFAKPNYLRWEYLKPFASGFIIKGENGLRWDESDKNSTTFNIKTSPEMEIVSQQILAWTTMNMAWLKSVYNISITSDSPIVMELTPKSTATREFLNQIIVFFSNDKSHLTALELHEPCGDYTRIEFSKVLINTNLPPKTFTSH is encoded by the coding sequence GTGCTAAACCTACTCTTATGCATCGCTTTTGTTCATATATTATGCATTCCAGCTCTCGCGCAGCAAAAATATAAACAGGATAAGATAACTCTAGCACTTGAAGCTAATTCAGAAAAAATCATAACAATTTCAAGTGAATTCACTCAACAAAGTTATATTTCACTTTTTGAGGATACTATTATATCTAAAGGCAAATTTGCATTTGCCAAACCTAATTATTTGCGATGGGAATACCTAAAACCATTCGCCTCCGGCTTTATAATTAAAGGAGAAAATGGATTAAGGTGGGATGAATCTGATAAAAATTCTACTACATTCAACATAAAAACATCACCAGAAATGGAGATCGTCTCTCAACAAATCTTAGCATGGACAACCATGAATATGGCATGGCTTAAATCTGTATATAATATTTCCATAACTTCCGACTCCCCAATAGTTATGGAACTTACACCTAAGTCCACCGCGACCAGAGAATTCCTTAATCAAATCATTGTCTTTTTTTCAAATGATAAAAGTCATCTTACAGCACTTGAGCTCCACGAACCTTGCGGTGACTATACAAGAATTGAATTTTCAAAGGTCCTAATCAATACAAATTTGCCTCCTAAAACATTTACAAGCCACTAG
- a CDS encoding 3-hydroxylacyl-ACP dehydratase, with amino-acid sequence MTFPIEAKKLLPHRGKMLLINSVIHASEGAGTATAFLPPESITHSNSGSILSPFFIELVAQTYAAVCGYSYLQQNAPIPNGYLVGVQKFNFHYSDFPSIINDLNISVQTTGEFDGFAVVEGTVSQNYTVLAEGKIKVWVPQEQNN; translated from the coding sequence ATGACCTTCCCAATTGAAGCTAAAAAACTACTTCCACATCGCGGTAAGATGCTTTTAATCAACAGCGTAATCCATGCATCCGAAGGAGCAGGAACTGCAACAGCATTTCTTCCACCTGAAAGCATTACTCATTCAAATTCCGGCTCCATCCTGTCCCCCTTTTTTATAGAACTTGTTGCTCAAACGTATGCAGCTGTATGCGGATATTCTTATCTGCAGCAAAATGCTCCAATTCCTAATGGCTACCTTGTAGGAGTTCAGAAATTTAATTTTCATTATTCTGATTTTCCTTCAATAATTAATGATCTCAACATATCTGTTCAGACAACGGGTGAGTTCGATGGATTTGCAGTTGTTGAAGGTACAGTTTCACAAAACTACACTGTTCTTGCTGAAGGAAAAATTAAAGTCTGGGTTCCACAGGAACAAAACAATTAA